AAGCAGAAGTAATTGTAATAAAAGGAGACCCTAAAAAAGAAGTGCCTTACTATGCAAGAAGAAAAGAATACGACCTGCTCGTTATTAATGAGAATATCGAAGATAAAGATTCTTACATAGAAAACTCAGAAATGTCTGTTGGAATATTCAAAGACCAAGAAGAAGGAGAGTAAAGGTGGAGCATCATACAACAACTATTCTGGGAATGTTAGGTTTAGGGTCTAAAGAAACTCTTTACTGGATATCTATTCTGCTTTTTGTTGGCACTTATGCAATGATTATTCTTGAAAAGTTTTTCCACAGAGTTCCAGCAGCACTTCTGGGAGGAACTCTGGCTATATTCTTGGGAGTAGTTACTCCCAAGTCAGCATGGGAATCAATTGACCACAACACAATGTTCCTTCTGATTGGAATGATGATAATTGTTTCTGTGCTTATTGAAAGTGGATTTTTCTCAATATTATCCTCCGTAGCTTTACGAATAACCAAAGGAGATCCTCTAAAGATTATCCTTACTTTTACAATGCTAACTGCCGTTTTATCTGCTTTTTTAGATAACGTAACTACCGTTTTATTCATGGTGCCTATTTTGATATCTATTACAAGAAAACTTAAATTACCTCCTGTTCCTTATATTATTGCAACGGTTCTGGCCTCAAACATAGGTGGAACGGCAACATTAATCGGTGACCCTCCTAACATCATCATCGGTTCTCTGGGACATTTTACATTTATGGATTTTATTGTAAATCTTACTCCTATTATTATCATTACCCATATAATTGGAACAATTGTTTTTATAGGTATGATGAAATTTCAAGGACATCTACAGGTAAAAGTAAAAGATAAAGAAGAACTTAAAAGAATCGTAGAAGAGCAAAAAATAGAATATGACATAAAATTAATGAGAAAAGGTTTAATTGTATTTGGGATTACGATAATTCTATTTTTCCTCCACCATATTCTTCACCTTGAAGCAGGAACAATAGCCTTATTTATGGCCTCTGTTTTAATGCTCTGGTCTAAGGAAGACCCTGAAAAGATATTTGAAAGGGTTGAATGGACAACTTTAATGTTCTTCTTAGGTTTATTTGTTGTTATTGGAGGACTTGAACACTCTGGTGTGTTTGAAGATGCTGCAAAATTAGTTGCAGGGGTCATAACTGACCCAATGTCAGGAATCCTTGTTTTAGGTGGTTTATCTGCAATTATTTCAGGTATTGTAGATAATATACCATTTACAATGGCTATGTCTTATGTTCTTATTGACCTTGGTAAAACAGCTGCTTTTGATACTGAACCTTTATGGTGGGCACTTGCTCTTGGTGCATGTCTTGGAGGCAACCTGACAATAATAGGTGCTTCAGCAAACGTTGTTGCAGCTGGTCTTTCGGAAAGGGAAGGTTATCCAATAAAATTCTTTGATTTTATTAAACAGGGAACACCGGTAACAATAGTTTCCGTGATTGTTGCCCTTGGACTCCTGTGGCTCAAGTATGCTATTTTCGGCGTATAACCTGAGCTTTTTGCTCAGGTTCCTTTTTATATCTTTTTATTGATAAAACCTTTTTGCTGTTTTCCTTTTATTGAACCTGTCTGGTCATACTTCTGAGGTTCATCAAAAATCATATCAAATAGTTCTTCAATAAACTGGGCATTATTTGCTGCAATATTCAGATTTATTCTGCTCATAGATTGGATTTTTTCAAGTTTATCCTGAAACGGTTCAAGTTCTTCAGCTGAAAACTTTGAAAGTTCTGACAGTATTTTCCTTTTTTCTTCCACTACTTCCATTAATTTTTCAGAGATAGAACTGTCTTTAATACTCTCTATTAGGAGGTCTTTCTCTTCTTCTAACTTTTCAATAAGTCTATCCAAAAGGTTGCTTATTTTTCCCATTTTTACACCTGCTTTTATAAATAATAGACCCATCTATACATAAAGGCAACAGGTAAAAGTTAATAATATTGCCTAACATCAATGAATTTTCCCAATAAAAAAACCGATAATATCATTAATAATATTTACAAAAAATTACGATAATAATTAAAAAGGAGGGTTTAAATGACAGAAGGACTGTATCAGGAGATAAAAAAATTATTTGAAGTTATAGAGCAATACAAGAAAGATATAGAAACACTTGGAAGCAAAAAAGAAGGATTTAAAAGTGTTAACACCCATATAGAACTGGCAATAAAAGAAAGTGAAGAAGCTACTAAAAAATTAATTGATAATATTATGGAAACAAGTTCCGAGATAAAGGAAGTTTTATCTTTAGTATCCCAGATAGATAATGAAGAACTGAAAAATAAGATTATTTCTAAACTTGAAAAAGTGCTTTCTCAATTAACAAACTCTTTAACTCTTCTGGAGTTTCAAGATATTCTTTCACAGAGGTTAATTAAAATATCAAATTTTATTTCCGATGTTGAAAAAGAGATATTAAAAATATTGCTTCTTTTTGGAATTAATGAGGAAAAATCAGAAGATAGGAAAGAAGAGTTAAGAGAAAAACTTGAAGAGCTTGAATGGAAAAAAGAAGTATCTCAGGAAGATGTTGATGACATTCTAAAACAATTTGGAATGTAATAAAAATGAGGGTTCAACCATGAAGTTAAACTTTACAGATGACATGAGGGAAATCTTAGAAGAATTTCTCATTGAAGCCGATGAGATACTTGCAAATCTTGACCAGGATTTAATAGAGCTGGAATCAAATCCGGAGGATAAAGAACTCCTTAACAAAATCTTTAGAGGAATGCACACTCTTAAAGGTGGAGCCGGTTTTTTAGGTCTTACATCTATTGTAGAAATTGCACACAAAATAGAAGACATATTCAACAAGCTCCGCAACGATGAGCTCCATCTGACCTCTGAAATGATGGATGTTATTTTTGAGGGGGTAGATAAATTAAAAGAAGCAATAGATATGTTAAAGGAAAATGATGAAATTCCTGATGAAGAGGATATAAAGGATCTTTTAAATAAACTTGAGCAAATACTTTCAGGAGAAACAGTTATCGAAGCAGAAGTAGTGTCAGACAGTAATAATCAACAAGAAAGTTCAGATGAAAATACGGAATTTGAATTTGTTCCTGGTGTAGATGAAGATATTAAGAAACTTATTCTTCAATATCCCGGGAAGGATTTAGGAGAAATTTTAGAAGAGCTTATACTCCTCCCTCCCGATGAAAGACCTCCACTTGAAGTTATTGAAAAATTAGAACAATTAATTGCAGAAGGTAAAGACGTCAAAGATTTAATAGTTCCCAAAACAAAAGGAGAAAAACCTGAAGAAAAAACAGAAGAAACTCCTAAAATTGAAAAACCTGTAGAAGTAGAAGAAACTCAGCCTAAAGCAGAGCCAAAACCTGCTCCAAAAGAAACAGGTCAAACCAAGAAGAAAAAGTCAGAGAAAAAGGAAGAAGTTATCAGAGTTGATGTTGAAAGGGTAGAAACACTAATGAATTTAGTCGGGGAGCTTGTTCTTGATAGAAACAGAATAGTTAAATTAGCTTCAGGGTTAGAAGCAAACTGTAATTCCTCTGA
The Persephonella sp. DNA segment above includes these coding regions:
- a CDS encoding ArsB/NhaD family transporter codes for the protein MEHHTTTILGMLGLGSKETLYWISILLFVGTYAMIILEKFFHRVPAALLGGTLAIFLGVVTPKSAWESIDHNTMFLLIGMMIIVSVLIESGFFSILSSVALRITKGDPLKIILTFTMLTAVLSAFLDNVTTVLFMVPILISITRKLKLPPVPYIIATVLASNIGGTATLIGDPPNIIIGSLGHFTFMDFIVNLTPIIIITHIIGTIVFIGMMKFQGHLQVKVKDKEELKRIVEEQKIEYDIKLMRKGLIVFGITIILFFLHHILHLEAGTIALFMASVLMLWSKEDPEKIFERVEWTTLMFFLGLFVVIGGLEHSGVFEDAAKLVAGVITDPMSGILVLGGLSAIISGIVDNIPFTMAMSYVLIDLGKTAAFDTEPLWWALALGACLGGNLTIIGASANVVAAGLSEREGYPIKFFDFIKQGTPVTIVSVIVALGLLWLKYAIFGV
- a CDS encoding protein phosphatase CheZ, which produces MTEGLYQEIKKLFEVIEQYKKDIETLGSKKEGFKSVNTHIELAIKESEEATKKLIDNIMETSSEIKEVLSLVSQIDNEELKNKIISKLEKVLSQLTNSLTLLEFQDILSQRLIKISNFISDVEKEILKILLLFGINEEKSEDRKEELREKLEELEWKKEVSQEDVDDILKQFGM